In the genome of Uloborus diversus isolate 005 unplaced genomic scaffold, Udiv.v.3.1 scaffold_125, whole genome shotgun sequence, the window gaaatttgtaaaaagtcattttctcatacTGGAAATTTAAggaagcatttgaggacacacactcaagaaaaaccatattcttgtgaaatttgtaaaaagtcattttctcagagtgaaAGTCTAAGGACGCATTTGcgaacacatactaaagaaaagccatattcttgtgaaatttgtaaaaattcattttctcataCTGGAAATTTAAGGacgcatttgaggacacacactcaagaaaaaccatattcgtgtgaaatttgtaaaaagtcattttctcaaagtggacattttaagaggcatttgaggacccatactaaagaaaaaccatattcttgtgaaatttgtaaaaagacattttcggAGAGTGGAACTTTAAagaagcatttgaggacacacactaaagaaaaaccatattcttgtgaaatttgtaaaaagtcattttcggagagtggacatttgaaaatccatttgaggacccatactaaagaaaaaccatattcttgtgaaatttgtaataaGTCATTTTCTCATACTGTAAATTTAAGgaggcatttgaggacacactaaagaaaaaccatattcttgtgaaatttgaaaaaagtcattttctcagagtgaaAGTCGAAGGACGCATTTGcgaacacatactaaagaaaagccatattcttgtgaaatttaaaaattcattttctcataCTGGAAATTTAAGGacgcatttgaggacacatactcaagaaaaaccatattcgtgtgaaatttgttaaaagtcattttctcaaagtgGACATTTTAAGAGGCATTTGAGGACCCATACtcaagaaaaaccatattcttgtgaaatttgtaaaaagacattttcggagagtggaacgttaaagaagcatttgaggacacacactgaagaaaaaccatattcttgtgaaatttgtaaaaagtcattttcggagagtggacatttgaaaatccatttgaggacccatactaaagaaaaaccatattcttgtgaaatttgtaacaaGTTATTTTCTCAGAGTGAAAGTCGAAGGACGCATTTGCGAACACATACTaacgaaaagccatattcttgtgaaatttgtaaaaattcattttctcataCTGGAAATTTAAGGacgcatttgaggacacacactcaagaaaaaccatatttgtgtgaaatttgtaaaaagtcattttctcaaagaGGACATTTTAAGAGGCATTTGAGGacccatactaaagaaaaacctgattcttgtgaaatttgtaaaatgtcattttcagaTAGTGGagatttgaaagtccatttgagaacacacactaaagaaaaaccatattcgtgTGAAATTTGTAACAAGTCATTTTCTCGAATTGGATGTTTTAAGAGCCATTTGAGGACCTACACTAAAGAacaaccatattcttgtgaaatttgtaaaaagtcattttctcgaaTTGGATGTTTTATGAGCCATTTGAGGACctacactaaagaaaaaccatattcgtgTGAAATTTGTAACAAGTCATTTTCTCGAATTGGATGTTTTAAGAGCCATTTGAGGACctacactaaagaaaaaccatattcttgtgaaatttgtaaaaagtcattttctcgaaTTGGATGTTTTAAGAGCCATTTGAGGATctacactaaagaaaaaccatattcttgtgaaatttgtaaaaagtcattttctcgaaTTGGATGTTTTAAGAGCCATTTGAGGACctacactaaagaaaaaccatattggTGTGAAATTTGTAACAAGTCATTTTCTCGAATTGGATGTTTTAAGAGCCATTTGAGGACctacactaaagaaaaaccatattcttgtgaaatttgtaaaaaggcattttcggAGAGTGGACACGtgaaaatccatttgaggacccatactaaagaaaaacaatattcttgtgaaatttgtaaaaagtcattttctcatacTGGAAATTTAAggaagcatttgaggacacacactgaagaaaaaccatattcttgtgaaatttgtaaaaagtcattttctcagagtgaaAGTCTAAGGACGCATTTGcgaacacatactaaagaaaagccatattcttgtgaaatttgtaaaaattcattttctcctACTGGAAATTTAAGGacgcatttgaggacacacactcaagaaaaaccatattcgtgtgaaatttgtaaaaagtcattttctcagagtgaaAGTCTAAGGACGCATTTGcgaacacatactaaagaaaagccatattcttgtgaaatttgtaaaaagacattttcggAGAGTGGAACTTTAAagaagcatttgaggacacacactaaagaaaaaccatattcttgtgaaatttgtaataaGTCATTTTCTCATACTGTAAATTTAAGgaggcatttgaggacacactaaagaaaaaccatattcttgtgaaatttgtaaaaagtcattttctcagagtgaaAGTCGAAGGACGCATTTGcgaacacatactaaagaaaagccatattcttgtgaaatttgtaaaaattcattttctcctACTGGAAATTTAAGGatgcatttgaggacacacactcaagaaaaaccatattcgtgtgaaatttgtaaaaagtcattttctcaaagtggacattttaagaggcatttgaggacccatactaaagaaaaaccatattcttgtgaaatttgtaaaaagacattttcggCGATTGGAACTTTAAagaagcatttgaggacacacactaaagaaaaaccatattcttgtgaaatttgtaaaaagtcattttcggagagtggacatttgaaaatccatttgaggacccatactaaagaaaaaccatatttttgtgaaatttgtaatAAGTCATTTTCTCATACTGTAAATTTAAGgaggcatttgaggacacactaaagaaaaaccatattcttgtgaaatttgtaaaaagtcattttctcagagtgaaAGTCGAAGGACGCATTTGcgaacacatactaaagaaaagccatattcttgtgaaatttgtaaaaattcattttctcataCTGGAAATTTAAGGacgcatttgaggacacatactcaAGAAAAAGCATATtcgtgtgaaatttgtaaaaagttattttctcagAGTGAAAGTCGAAGGACGCATTTGcgaacacatactaaagaaaagccatattcttgtgaaatttgtaaaaagtcattttctcatacTGTAAATTTAAGgaggcatttgaggacacactaaagaaaaaccatattcttgtgaaatttgtaaaaagtcattttctcagagtgaaAGTCGAAGGACGCATTTGcgaacacatactaaagaaaagccatattcttgtgaaatttaaaaattcattttctcataCTGGAAATTTAAGGacgcatttgaggacacatactcaagaaaaaccatattcgtgtgaaatttgttaaaagtcattttctcaaagtgGACATTTTAAGAGGCATTTGAGGACCCATACtcaagaaaaaccatattcttgtgaaatttgtaaaaagacattttcggagagtggaacgttaaagaagcatttgaggacacacactgaagaaaaaccatattcttgtgaaatttgtaaaaagtcattttcggagagtggacatttgaaaatccatttgaggacccatactaaagaaaaaccatattcgtgTGAAATTTGTAACAAGTCATTTTCTCGAATTGGATGTTTTAAGAGCCATTTGAGGACctacactaaagaaaaaccatattcttgtgaaatttttaaaaaggcattttcgGAGAGTGGACACGtgaaaatccatttgaggacccatactaaagaaaaaccatattcttgtgaaatttgtaataaGTCATTTTCTCATACTGTAAATTTAAGgaggcatttgaggacacactaaagaaaaaccatattcttgtgaaatttgtaaaaagtcattttctcagagtgaaAGTCTAAGGACGCATTTGcgaacacatactaaagaaaagccatattcttgtgaaatttgtaaaaattcattttctcctACTGGAAATTTAAggaagcatttgaggacacacactcaagaaaaaccatattcttgtgaaatttgttaaaattcattttctcatACTGGAAATTTAAGGAAGCATTCGAGGACACACtcaagaaaaaccatattcgtgtgaaatttaaaaattcattttctcataCTGGAAATTAAAGGAAGCATTTGACGACACACACtcaagaaaaaccatattcttgtgaaatttgtaaaaattcattcTCTCATATTGGAAATTTTAGGAAACATTTGAGGACATGCACTCAAGAAAATCCCTATtcgtgtgaaatttgtaaaaagtcattttctgaaagttttggggcggaatttgcgccattgagcttgggagGGATGGGTACCCCTGGTGAAAGTTACAGCAGCGTTAGcaaggtttttaccgtcctgttcaAAACCTTTGTgcccaaaactgtccgaaagtgtcaaaagctattttttgagaaactatattttgtgagaaaatgtcaaaaacaaaacaaaatgcgccaaaattatgttttttttttttttttgctatataatatatatttgtttgATGTGaatattcaagtataaatatatttataacttatttatacaactgattttaatctagttacgtagaaattaaactCTTTCTTATAATTTTCAACTATtatgcatggttttttttttttttgccacaaatcaaattttttgatatttatgcatgtgtgcaaaagaaagtattcaaaatatagtgcaataataaacttaaatgcaataagtgtttaatcatcaatttcttgttctttaagctatgatttaaaaaataattgtcgttaaaacatcatgtaaaacttatttgcaaaaatcatttaaaaaattaggcttttttttgtacctaaatattgcacagttgagttataaatggaactgaaattagttgtctttgtagtgttgtgaattttatttcataactCTACCACTGTTACATCAGGAAGTTTTTATGTGGCAAttttgtttaagtaaaatattttttaaacgaacaCTTTGGaaagaaatattatcaaatactcacacattaattaaacttcattaatatgtatatttatgcattacaaatatttcagGAAATATGAATTGACTGGGTTAcgcccctttagctttagcatacttttggacagtttgaGACGGTTTTGGAGGGTAAAAACCAACTGTCCTGtgctaaaccagttttggacagtccaaaacccaaccctgctcagtttccaaatcgattaactccacttaaaaaaaaaaatcctcatttctacTTTAAgtatagtgcttaatcaatgcttagactgcgaatttatattaaacttttggttcagtacatttcagatcctgtgatggcagaaaatgtaacacgatggcccattcactcctatggataataATATCTTCTGCATCAcgtttctcgactttttgttttatggagttaatcgattttgcAAGTGAAAGCATCCATATATCAGTTCAAATACGaggcttgtttttaaagtaaggtccgtttagaaataaaaaaagaacgagtatagatacagcaaagacatttattgcacaaaaatctaccaactttacgctattttttgacattgctcccgtgattttccaagcatttgtcatgcCTTGGGAAATGAATTTTGAGTCAACGAGAAAGAGGTGCCTTTTTTGATAATTGATTGTTGATAAATATCCAGAACCTCTATGATATTCTCTAATGTGCAGCAAAAGATATgtaatccattttttttactagtaaCATTTGCTGTACGCAAGTAAAATTTAGAGGTTTTTTTTAGCCAAACTAAACTAAAATTAGAAGCACATAGCATTTATGTAATGAAATTGAACAGACCTTAGGATGTGCTTTTAGGCTGCTGCTTTATGTAAAACATTATCTTCAAATTAACTGAGAAAAATAAGAAGACGCATTTAGTGTTTGTGTAATGAAGCAGCATATTATTGAACTTGCCTTTGAATCTGCCTTTGAGCTACTGCTTCATGTGAAAGATAATCTTCAAATTATGTGGACATGTCTGTTCCTATAAAAACAAGCTCAAATATGCATGAAACATTGTGCACTGAAAGGAAACCATATGCTTGTGATtattgtaaaaaatcatttttgcaaaaTTCAGAATTAATAACTCACTTGAGAATACACACGAATGAGAAACCATatgcttgtgagtattgtaaaatgacattttctCAGGGTTCCagtttcaaaacacatttaaGGGTAcaacacactaatgaaaaaccatattcttgtgtgCATTGTAATAAGACATTCTCTCAGGGTTCtagtttgaaaatacatttgagggtgcacactaaagaaaaaccatattcttgtaatcattgcaaaaagacattttctgttagttcaagtttaaaaacacatttgaggacacacactaacgaaaaaccatattcttgtgactattgtaaaaaggcattttctcagtttatttgaaatcacatttgaggatacacactaacgaaaaaccatattcttgtgagcattgcaaaaagacattttctcaggattctagtttgaaaatacatttgagggtgcacactaaagaaaaaccatattcttgtaatcattgcaaaaagacattttctgttagttcaagtttaaaaacacatttgaggacacacactaacgaaaaaccatattcttgtgactattgtaaaaaggcattttctctgtttatttgaaatcacatttgaggatacacactagcgaaaaaccatattcttgtgagcattgcaaaaagacattttctcagggttctagtttgaaaatacatttgagggtgcacactaaagaaaaaccatattcttgtaatcattgcaaaaagatattttctgttagttcaagtttaaaaacacatttgaggacacacactaacgaaaaaccatattcttctgactattgtaaaaaggcattttctcagtttgtttatttgaaatcacatttgaggatacacactaacgaaaaaccatattcttgtgagcattgcaaaaagacattttctcagggttctagtttgaaaatacatttgagggtgcacactaaagaaaaaccatattcttgtaatcattgcaaaaagacattttctgttagttcaagtttaaaaacacatttgaggacacacactaacgaaaaaccatattcttgtgactattgtaaaaaggcattttctcagtttgtttatttgaaatcacatttgaggatacacactaacgaaaaaccgtattcttgtgagcattgcaaaaagacattttctcagggttctagtttgaaaatacatttgagggtgcacactaaagaaaaaccatattcttgtatGTATTGTGAAACAAAGTTTTCTAATAATTCTAGCTTGAATCTACATTTGagaatacacactaatgaaaaaccatattcttgtgcgcattgtaaaaagacattttctcagagttccagtttgaaatcacatttgaggacacacactaacgaaaaaccatattcttgtgagtattgtaaaacaACATTTGCTCatagttcaagtttaaaaaatcatttgaggatacacactaatgaaaaaccttattcttgttagtattgtaaaaaggcattttctcaaatcggaaatttgaaaacacatttgaggagacacactaatgaaaaaccatattcttgcgagcATTGTAAAAAGCCATTTACTGATAGTAATgcttttaaaacacatttgaggactcACACAAAGGAACAACCCTATTGTTGTGAACATTGTAGTAAGAATTTTTCTGTTAATTcaagtttaaaaatacatttgaggacacacaataatgaaaaaccatatttttgtgattattgtaaaaagaaattttctcagattGGTcacttgaaaacacatttgaggttACACACTAGGGAAAAATCATATTCTCGTGACCATTgcaaaaaggcattttctgttaattcaagcttaaaattacatttgaggacacacactaacgaaaaaccatattcttgtgagtattgtcagaagacattttcttttagtgcaaatttaaaaacacatttaaggACGCAAACAaacgagaaaccatattcttgtgagcattGTAAGAAGGCAATTTCTAATACTTCAAGTTTGAAATCAcacttgaggatacacactaatgaaaaacaatattcctgtgagtattgtaaaaagacattttctaatagtttttctttcaaaaagcatTTAAGGATGCACGCTAATGAAAAATCATATTCTTGTAAtcattgtaaaaaggcattttctgttagttcagttttgaaaacacatttgaggatacacactcatgaaaaaccgtattcctgtgaatgttgtaaaaagactttttcttCTAATTCAGGTTTGAAATCTCATATGAAgacacacactaatgaaaaaccatattcttgtgatcagtGTAATAAGACATTCTCTCAGAGTTCAAGTTTAAAAtcacatttgaggacacacactaatgAAGAACCATACTcctgtgagttttgtaaaaagacattttcttttaattcaaattttaaaagacatttgagagcacacactaatgaaaaaccatattcttgtcagtattgtaaaaaggcattcgCTGATAGTTCTTCtttgaaaattcatttgaggactcacacaaaggaaaaaccatattcttgtgagtattgtaaaatgacatttgctcatagttcaagtttgaaaaaacatttgaggatacacgctgaagaaaaaccatattcttctCATTAGTGCTGGGCGATGTTGCAGATTTGAACATTGCGATACATTGGCAGTGAAATATTGCGATATTCCATTGCATTGCAATGTTTTGGTATATTTTCTCTTCCTTAAATTAGGTGTGTCCTTGGCAGGTGAGGGAAAGGTCATGGTTTATGCTGCTCTATTGAActtttttagaggttttttttaattatttggtttcggttggggggggggggggttaccctcctgaataaatataaattgaagacaTTGTCGCTGAAAATCATTCCTCTAGCaccagtaataatttatttcatatgtttttttgtagaagttacccccccccccatcttcccCCCGTTATTATGAAATAATTGGTGTACGAGATGATTATGGACTGAACATTATATTTTTGGTTGTATGAATTAAGTTTGAatgtaactgcaaaaaaaaaaaaaaaaatagaaaatacaattatttgaaacaataagATGGTT includes:
- the LOC129232537 gene encoding protein krueppel-like; its protein translation is ICKKSFSHTGNLRKHLRTHTQEKPYSCEICKKSFSQSESLRTGTLKKHLRTHTKEKPYSCEICKKSFICKKSFSQSGHFKRHLRTHTKEKPYSCEICKKTFSAIGTLKKHLRTHTKE